TCTACAACATTATGCTTTGGGGGTCAAAGTTTGCCTCTCACAGTGTTTGGTTCCAAAACTTACAGAACTTCCATACTAAAACAAAACATGGCAGTACATGCAAAAAATAGTACGGGTAAAGAAAGAAGTGTTCAACAATGTTGAAGGAATACATTTTTGGGTTGCATCAATGACACTATTTTCAAGTCAATAGAACTGCATCATTTTCTGATTGGCCTAAGGACTGGATACCAAGCCTTCCAATCTGATGAAATTATGGAATTCCTTGTGAGCATTTGATAATAAAGTTGAATGAGTACATTGTCAGTTTTTTGTGAGAGATCAATGTCATCTAATCCAAACATCAGATCAATAATAAAATCTCTTCTTTTCCACTCTTTTGAAACTCAAGCTAGTATTAGTTGTCATCTTAAACATGACAGAAAAGGAAGTTTCAAGAATTTGAACAACCtcataaactagacttgtagaaatGTACCTTTCGAACGTTCATCTTAATCAAAACAACCTGGCTCAGTCAAAACCCTTTGAGCCACTTCAACTTTCGAAGTACTCCAAAGCCAAAGTAATTGCAGCTTGATTTGTTCAATTTGGCTGGTGAATATACCAACAATATGAGTAATCATAAAAAACAAATATTCGTTAGAATACTGGttaacacagacatacataattgCTGGAATGACATACCAATCTTATGTTACGGCCAATATACAAAAAGCACATGAAGAAGGCAACTTCATACCATCCTCGTCTATACCTTCTGAATCATTTCCTGCTATGCTATGCTAGACAAGCATCCATGTTCCATTCCAGTCCTCATGAGTCATTGCCATAGCCAACTTTTCTCCTACAAATTCTATAGACTTAAGttacaaaataaaaaaagggctTTCACATGGTGCAAGTCTTCGACACCCACCAATATTGTTCTTTCCAAATCAAGCACTCTCCAACATCAAGGCTTGCCACCCACTTAAGAGGACTTAAATGAGCAGCCTGACAATGCTCTGCTGCATGGAAGACTCACATGTGTATCTGCTCCTGTCACAACCCATCCTAGTGGGATAACTAAAATATTAACTTCGTTGAGTATAAACTACTAgctcaaaatgcttaagttgaagtatatccatcagacccttataagtcaattttagtCTTTGTCACTTTCGATATAGGACTAATTGGGATATTACAATCTCCCatagcttgacgtcctcatcaAAGCCCAATATAACTCAGAATAAACTCTAGCATAGTACATGTGAGATATAGCTTAATGGTGGCTCCATGTTGTGACGTGTTACCCATCCACGGATAgtcttttcctactcgagcccctcaCCGTGCCCCTATACTAGGTTGGCTATGATACCAATACTCACGACCCGGCCTGATGGGAGAACTAGTCAATTAACTTCATTGAACTTAAACCACTagctcaaaatacttaagctgaagctAACAGTAGTATACTCATCAAATTCTtacaagtcaatcttagtctttgcccacttccgatgtggtggGACTAATTGGGGTGTTATAGCTCCGTCCATGAGAGCTACAGACAAGCATCAAACATAAGGTACAAAGCTCCATTAGTTTAGAATAGGAAAGTGGTAACAGATCTACTCCTTGCAGGGTATCTCCATTTCAAGACCAAAAGTTGTAAATGACTACTAAGACACATATATGATGGTCAACATTAGAAGGACAAACCAcaaacataaataaaatattcattaaaCTCAACTAGGTAAAATGCTCGACATTGTTCAATATCAATAACCCATTCCAGTAGTTGGTGTACTAAAAAAAAATGTGaacaaacaacaaaaaacctGGCAAGATCGAGATAGAAAATTGTATTAGAGGGACCCAAGCATGTTAAGTATAACATGTTCATAATACTTTGGGCCTAAAATGTTGCATATATGTGAAATCTTGTAGAGTGAGAAATATGAACATATACATTGTCATGTTGTTCCTTTGCATGTACTTGCTACATGTAGGTTGCTTGCTTGAGGATGCAAATAAGGATGTGAAAAACAATGTCTAAAATAAGCATGTCCCTTCAGTTGAGATACATGCTTGTATTTTTAACTGCTAGCCGACTACCATAAGCAGGAGGTAGCAATACAGAGATGTCGTCAACAAGAAGAGAACAATTTGAGATGTCGTCAACAAGAAGAGAACAATTTGAGAGAAAAATGCCCAACTATACTTTCACACAAGTCACAGGTCAAAAACATACAAGTAATCAGATGAGGACTGGTGAACTTATGCTACTGGTAGGAAACATCTTTTGAGGATCAATAACAAACCTGGTGCCAGCACAACGAGATGCTCATCCcgtgttcaaaatctgaaaatacCATTTAAATGAATCCACGGactcatttcagaaaaaaaaaatcatcaaaattattgaagTAGACTTATAGATTTAATCTGACTGCATTTTATCTAAACTAGAATTTGAAAAAACAGTAATGTGAAACTGGCAAGGTGTTAAGAAAGGAAACAATTGTCTGTTATTTGTAGCAGATGAACTCCTGATATATCATATCACGGCAGTTAAGCAGACATTCTTCTGATATGTTGTCTGGATCATAATCAAAGCAGTGAAGCACCCAAATGATGCCATCGTAGAAGATGCAACACAGAAAAGCCTTTCTATGCTAGTGAGAACTCTACATAAAACTGTTCCCCCGAAGAACTCTTCCACTAGCTTTTATCTCGCTTGAAAATTTCCATAGTCACTCagaagcatgatgtacaattagaCACTTGCATGGAGTTGTAGAGAAGCATTATCTTCAACAGCTGAACCATAGATACGATACAAAGCACTCACATATACTTCCCTTGTATGCACTTTGAGATTTGAAAGATGACATAAGTTGTAGTCTCAAAGTACAAGAAAAAGGACTTCTGGTTCAGGATTGTCATTCTTAGCACATTTATGCATCTACATACACTCAAGAAAGTTACACAATAGCAATAGCAGTTTTTATCTTTTCTGTAGAACTCAATGTGGTTCAAACTTCAAACATCAAGGAGGCTTTCATCCTTTCATGTGGAAACAACACGACCAAAGCAGCATAACGTTCTgtaattagaatataattagtaCCAGTGATTGCTGTACCACCCTAAATGGTATGAAGAGGGCGATATGTACTGGTCCGGGCATGCGCCGGTACACGGACCACCCCCGTTTCAGGCAACTCGATCCAgttcaataaaagtaataaaaaaaacaGTGGGACCCATCTAACTAAGCAttacaataagaaaaaaaaaatcaaatagaaaTTAGGGCTCACGAATGCGAGCCCTCTTCTCGCGTTCTTCGCTGTTGCCGCTGCTAACATCGTTGCAGCTGCATTCCTTCTTCTTCCTAGGTACAATCccaccttttcttctcctcttcttcctcctccaccactttctcttcttccttcatccctcctccttcctccaccattcctcctctccctctgttTCTTTCTATCCAAAACACCAGTATATACCGGTGTATTGTGTGTTAGGACATTGGTACTGATCGGTATGTATCGGTCCAACAAATCTTTAAAACGGGTATGTTACCTGAAACGGCGATCCTTGATTAGCATAAGCTTATCTAATCTATCAGCTTAAGCTTTTAGATGGACTGAGGTTAAATACAAGATATTTGAATGATCTATTATTTGAAACTCCAAGATGTACAACTATTCCCTTTTCTAACCAAAGTTCCATATGTTCCACATGTTGGGCTTTGCCATTTTGCTCTGGTATCTAATAGGTAAGAGAGAGTGCTAGAATGTAAATGATAAACTATCATCTTAAGCTTTTAACTGGACCGGTATTTTGAGAAAAACAAAAACTGGACCGGTATTTTGAAAAAACGAAAAACTCCATATTTTGAAAATAGAATAAACTAACTCACTCAATactataaaatataatttgatcATCAACTTTTTAGGTACAACAATGAAACTCCAAAACCCATAGCATATCTGAATAAACAAACCCATAGCAAATCCTCCATTTTCTTTTTGACAAcaaaagaaattttattttaaaaaacaataaaagaaattATTACAAAATTGGAACTCATGGACTTATGATCTAAATTATAACAATCACCCCTCAAAAGAAACGGAAAAAAGAAAACTATGACTATCATCTTGTGGTGATGAGTATTCACTATATACATAATCAGATTTCTTCCTTGCCATTTTTTGGTGTTTCAAACACATTCTATCACTAGAAGAAATGCTATTTTCTAGGATTTGAAACAAAATGTTTCATTAGGCACGATTTCAATGTCCATGATGCACTATCACTTAAAAGTACAAGTTATTTGAGAAGTCCAAAAATAACAAACTATGAAGATTTGATAATTTAAGACTTTCTAAAGTAATTCATAAGGGCAATATAGTCTCTTACTCATTTTTATTCAATCTTTTGATGGGGCTGCCCACAAGGAATGTCTATAACTGCCTATGCGGTACGACAACTATAATATCTCGATTTAGTCTTACATCAAAAGTAAGCAAAGGCTAAAATTGAATAGTAAGGATATGATGGATGCACTATTATTACTACTAATTTCGACTTGACATTTTGGGTTAGTAGTTTAGGGTCAACAAAGTTAATAGGTCAGTTATCCCATTAGGTCAAGTTGTGATAATAACTTgactattttaaatttcagaaaaaaattatCTTAACTAAAATAATTGTAATGGTGTCAtgggaataaaaaaattaaaatataatataatttgatatttaagGCATTTCAAACATGCCTTGGCTAGCTACCTAATGATTCCACCTAAGCCATAAGAGGATTGCCACTTGCCACCAAGGACAACTTTTattaaaaagaattaaaaagtCAAGTTTGAAAATGACTACTTCTCGATCCACTTTCCATACTATAACTCATTAAAAACCCATGAAACTATAACAGCCAATCATTATATACTAAGCTTCAACTTGCCAAATATATCACCACTCATATTAATGTACACCCCCTACTCAACCTCCACCAGTAACTTAGaaataagttttcattttttCTGAAACTTAATTGATATAAACCCATCAATCAATAGATTTCTAATGATGACCGTCAATAAATTTGCTATAGCTAAGTAACACAGGTGTAAAGTATGTTACAAAAGAAATTATAATGTAACTTGTAAACATGAATTGAGACACCGCATTAGCCATTCTTCCATCCCAAGAATCAACAAGGAACCCAATGAGCTGCTAAAATACTTGAGAAGCACACCTATATCTCAGTATAACTACAGCTTCATTCATATGAACGATGAATAATGAATATGAAAGATGCCTGGCTAGGACAGACACATTGACAACATACCTTACAGCTGAGAATAGAAAGAATGATGATCAGACAGACCTAGTACGCATCAAGATCCACCTATAATATCTCCAGTCCAGCATGAAGCCATTTACAAATTTCCAACTCTGATAATTAATTCTCGATACTTGTTCTCCTGCATGTGCCTGCCAACACAATTCTGTATCTGAGTGATCCGTTTACAACCTCCATTCATATAAAGAGATCCAAAGCCCTAATTTTAGTCAATCATCAACGATGAAATGATCCTCATGTCCATCCCCATCAACCCGATTCTCTCCTGGAACGATACCATTCACATGGTGCAACCCATGCACCATCTGAGACAGATAGGGTACAGCCTGGTGGTGTGGCTGATGTTGGTGGTGATGGTGTTGTCCCAATGCAGTGCCACCACCAGTGGCATCTGAGAGCCCTCCAAAAACAGGGCTCGCCGCCCATTGTGATAGCACTCCCAGAAGCTGCCCAACCACGCTCTGCTGCTCGTGAATGATCCTTGCCTGAATCTGCTCCATCTCAACTCGGTGCTCCCTCAGCATCCCCTCCATCCGCTTCCTCCACTCCGCTCTCCTCCCCTCCATACGCTCCTCCCACTCTATCTCCTCCTCCCTCCGCTGTCTTTGCACCTGTCTCCTTTCCTGCTCCCTCTCCTTCTCCGCCTCCACCTCTGCCCGTTCCCTTTCTATCCTCGCTCTCTCCCACTGCGCCTCCCTGTCCTCCATCTTTGCCTCCCACTCCTTCCAAGCCGCCAGTGCTCGCCGCCGCTCAGCCcgcttcttcttcctccgcttCATCCTTCCCATATTCACCGCCAGAGGTCGCGCGGGCTGCTGTGGCACAGAGCCAGCGACAGGGGCCACATCATCGAAATCAAAACCCTCGTCGTCGCCGACCTCCTGATCGGCTCCTTCTCCGCTTCCGCCTTCAGCGCAGTCGTCGAAGGCTAACCCTAGGGCGAGCTCGCCATCGTTGTCGAAAGCTTCCCCGGGAGCAGGGGCGGGGTCGGTCAAGGGCAAGGGGGCGTCGCCGAAGACGGAGCGGTAGCGGAGGAAGTTGGACCAGCGGGAGAGGCCTTGCTCGTCCCAGTCGACGGCGGCAGTGGCGGCGACGGCGGAGGATGAGGATGAGGTAGGGGGAGGGTTGAGGAGGAGTAGCTTGCGCTTGACGAGGAGGTACTGGTGGCGCATGTTGTGGACCTTGTTGGCGGCGTCCTTCCAGGACCAGAGGAAGGGGTAGGCGGCAGGATCGGCGGCGTGGTGAGCGGCGTTGACGTGGGCGGCGATGGGCCGGAATCGGCGCTCCCGGGTGCGTAGGCGCGAGATGGATCCGTCGGCCGCCATCTCGGCGTACTTGTCGAGGAGTGaacgctcctcctcctccgtccacTTCTTGCGCCTCGGCGCCATCAGCTATGACTTCCGCTGAGGAGGGAAGGGTCGCATTGCCTCGAATTCTCTGCGCTCGGCCGccgaggaggagcagcagcagagGAAGAAAGCGGTCCGTCTCCCCCTTTTCTAGGCTCTTTGTCGTTGTCGTCGCTGCTGCGTTTTCTGTGGTGCTGCGTAGGGCCCGATCTCGATGTAGCAGTCTCAGAAACGAAGAGTATATTGGACGAAACAGCGTGCAGGCTTGTTCGAGCCGACCTGGCAAGCTGCCATTGCATGCTTCCGTGGGACCGCTCTCGTTCTGCCCTTTAAATACGCGGCTGAGTTGATCGACCAATTAAATAGTTTTGTTTTCCACAATTACAATTCATTTTCCATAAATTAATATTAAGGGAATCCTGAAAAGTCCATTTCCAATTATTGTCAcataaaattttagatttatgCTAAATTGCCAATTATATTAAGTAATTACGCACTCCTGTCCTAACTCGGTATGGAGGTCGTGGTGGAAACCTCTCTGGTAACATAAGTTGTGGTACAAGTCGGGGACGCAATGGATGTTTCATGACTACGAACACGAGCTTCTTCAACACGAagacgtcctcctcctcctcctcggttgCGGGCTTCCACTGGAACTCCCACACCAGATTGGCCATGAAGTACTCGAGGTGGAGCATCGCCAGCCTCATTCTGGGGCATATCTTCCTCCCCGTACCAAGTGGCATCATCTTGATCTCCTTGCTCCCTGTGGTACGTcttccctcaccatgtgtggcaGCAGGAAGTGCGCCGGCGGGTGCGTCCGCAGGCCGTCCAAGATCACCGCTTCCAGATATGTCGCTTTCTCTAGATCCTATCCTGGAATGCATCGCTCTAGTGTCCCCATCACCTCCTCGATCTCCTTCTTCAGCTTCTTCTGCAACACCGACTGCCTCACCAGGTTCTCTATGATTCACTGTAGAACCGTGGTTGTAGTCTCAGTGCCCCCGTTGTGGAACTCCGAGCATAAGCTTACGACCTCGTCATTGTTGAGCTTCCTCCCTTCGCCATCCGACAACTCCAGATGGAGGAGAGTGTGAGGTAGCAACGGGTTGCTTCTTCCGAAAGAGCATCATGGCAGAATAAAATTGAAATAACCAACTCTATATTTCGTATGATTTGAGCATCAatcatcatattatatatatatatatatattgtaacgtATGATTACTCTTAAATCGAAAGTAAGCAAGATTAATATTATCTTATACTATTATGAATtttagcttaaatattttgattagtaaTTTAGACCAAATGAAATTGATAGGTTAGTTAGCCTATCAAACTCatagcatacatacatatatatatatatatatatatatatatatatattaagtatatgagaaaaaaaatttcctcaaatctatataaataaaatatgttaAATATTTATTAAGAAGATTTTATATGACAGCTTGTAAGCTAATGAATACTATAATAAATACAAATAGTAATTGAAAAAACTAAATAAGAAATTATATAGAAGTTTAATTGAAGGATTAATTTATCTTATATATTTAAGGTctgatattatatttatgattaatttATTATCTAGATTGTTATAAGTTATAGAGAGTTCTTATATATAGAGAACTCTCAATTATGAAATCTGTTATAAGTTATATTCTTATATTGATAGTGATTGGGTTGATTGTGGAGAtgagagaaaaaataatttaagataTATTGTAAGCCTTGGCTGAATGGTTATTtcatagataataaaaaaataaaaaaaatattattctctCAAAAATAGATTATGGTtataagtatgatatttcaaacaaTTTAACTTCAAAAAATTttagtaaatataaaaaaaataagatgaaCCAATTAAAATATACAACCGTAACAAGTTTATTAATGCAATGACTAAGAATCCTATCTTTTTATAGACGTATCAAACACATTAAAGTTTAACATCACTTTCATTCGTGAACTAACTTACGAAAGAAAAGTTCAAATAGACTATTGGAGGATCAGTCATATTtataaaaactttaatatttttagttttaaaaaataattttaaattataattattttgaattaagagatatgataaaattaattcaaatagttatgaCTACATGCGAGAAAAGATAAGAATTTCGATTGAGATAAATGGATGGGTGGtttatttcaaaaaattataatttatctttTTGCTATTGTAAATATTGTGCTTTTGGATGAGTTCaaatatataaattgaaaagtagtcttattttttattttctttttcttatttttctgaaATTCTAATATGCACTGAACACAAATGACATCTCAAATTGTCTCCTCTGTTAGTGTGTCATCGAGGCGCATCATGATGAGATACGAAAGCTAAGAAAGCTACTTAGATATGAAATAAATAGGAGCTCAATTACAAACTTTCATATGAAAGAGCTCCTGCAACAGATATTaggataaaaattttaaatttattttatgacATGCTTTCTTATTAACATTTATCTTCTCCTAtaaaaaaactaatttttattaTTCAATCTACGCATATGTGAGATTTTCATACGTGATTTATAagggataattatatattatctttataattaattatgattagtatttcgatctttatactttaaaaaatagtaTTGGGTTCATacacttacgaaagtgaaatatttaatctcaattctttttACATTGTTAAATTTGTTGATCGAAAAAAAGTGCACATGACGCGAAtgaaaggataaaaatataattttactatattaaattattaattttatataaacttctcTCATCGATTTTCTCTTCCCATCaagttaaaaatataattttactatctttaaattattaattttatataaacttccCGGGTTATAGAGTTATGATTATTTATCACAATGATTAAAATCATGGATTAATAAGAGAAAATATATCTCAATTTAAGATTTGATGCCCCAAAAGACCTCTATATAGTTGTGGCAAGGAGAGTTATCGTTTCACTAGAGTCGACACTCGAGGTAGTAACTCGATTAAACTAATCTTACTGACAATGAAATGAAAAAagtagagggaggaggaggagacaatGTTGATTTGGGAGTATGCGGCCTTGCTATCATCTTCATCGGGGGAGCGCCCTCCACCTAGCTAAGCTTCACATGCAAGAGAAAAAGTTTCGGTTGATCATGAACTAGGTGAACTCCACCCACCACCTCTACAACCTCGTGGCCTTCCCCTTTCGCTAGTTCAAGTAAGGTGTCTATGTCAAGATTCATAACATGTTGCATTAGTTCCTCCATATCAAGTGCAAGCTcatccccacccccacccccacgcACCATTTTGTGGACCTTTGGAGATCATCTTGACCCCTAATTCCGCCCCTTCTCTAAAATCCCCACTACCTACGGTGATTGTGAGGATGATGAGAGTCTTGACGAAGAaaattatgaatataaaaatgatgatgttgaggaggaggatgagatgCAATTGGCCATCCATCTCTTTGCCTTTGATTATGAAGCGACGGATGATAATCAAAGGAGGTGCGACGGGTGAGTAAGATTAACAACAACA
The window above is part of the Musa acuminata AAA Group cultivar baxijiao chromosome BXJ2-6, Cavendish_Baxijiao_AAA, whole genome shotgun sequence genome. Proteins encoded here:
- the LOC103989256 gene encoding uncharacterized protein LOC103989256, with the protein product MAPRRKKWTEEEERSLLDKYAEMAADGSISRLRTRERRFRPIAAHVNAAHHAADPAAYPFLWSWKDAANKVHNMRHQYLLVKRKLLLLNPPPTSSSSSAVAATAAVDWDEQGLSRWSNFLRYRSVFGDAPLPLTDPAPAPGEAFDNDGELALGLAFDDCAEGGSGEGADQEVGDDEGFDFDDVAPVAGSVPQQPARPLAVNMGRMKRRKKKRAERRRALAAWKEWEAKMEDREAQWERARIERERAEVEAEKEREQERRQVQRQRREEEIEWEERMEGRRAEWRKRMEGMLREHRVEMEQIQARIIHEQQSVVGQLLGVLSQWAASPVFGGLSDATGGGTALGQHHHHQHQPHHQAVPYLSQMVHGLHHVNGIVPGENRVDGDGHEDHFIVDD